The nucleotide sequence AAAGTAAACAGTGACAGCCTCACCATCGATATCAATAATGCGGGTATCCTCAAGAGGATTGTTGTCAAAAGCGGGAACAACCTGCGCAATAGCTTTTGTCTTTTTGTCGAGTGCAACTTTTGCGATTGGCCCCTTAGTCCGTTCGTAAACAACGCCTAGCAATGACGATGAAATGAGCGCAATAATAAAAAGCGTTGAAACCATATTAATAAAATTAGATTCTCTCTTAGCCATTTTTTACCTTTACGACACCGTATTTTTGCGGTTTACAAAACTTGTCAATAAGCGGAACAAAAGCATTCATAATTAAAATTGCAAAAGAAACTCCTTCTGGATAAGCACCAAATACGCGGATCACAACAGTAATCAAACCTATCAAAATACCAAAAATAATCATACCCTTAGGTGTCATTGGCGATGTGACCATATCAGTGGCCATAAAAATCGCTCCAAGAAAAACGCCACCGGTTAAAATCTGAAACATTGGGTCCATATATTTTTCAGGATTAAGCCCCCAAAGAATGCCTGAAAATAATGCCACCGCACCAATCATCGCAACTGGAATATGCCAGCTAATCACTTTTCGATAAATCAAATAGATTCCACCCAAAAGAAGTGCGAGCGCAGAAACCTCTCCGATACATCCGCCGAGATTTCCAAAGAATAAATCTGCATAACTCGGAAGTTTTGAAGCCAACTCAGATGCTGCAATATTATTTTTTAGCCCTTCCTTCACAATAGACAGTGGCGTTGCAGATGTAACCGCATCAATCAATTTAAAACGCGTCACAATCGGCACTGGCCAACTTGTCATTGCAACGGGAAAAGAAACAAATAAAAATACGCGTCCAACAAGCGCTGGATTAAAAGGATTATTACCGAGTCCACCAAAAGACATTTTAGCAATCCCAATAGCAACAAAGCTACCAACGATAATCATCCACCAAGGTAAATTACTCGGGACATTAAACGCCAGCAAGAGACCTGTAATAATAGCAGATCCATCGTTGATTGTTGGCTTAACTTTGAGCATAAATTTTTGAATAAGATACTCAAATAAAACCGATGAAAAAATTGCAATTAATGTTACGCGTAACGCTCCAAAACCAAACATATATATAGAAACAAGAAACGCTGGCACAAGCGCAATCAAAACATCATACATGATACGCGTTACGGAATCTTTTCCATAAGTGTGTGGAGATAAAGAAACA is from Candidatus Omnitrophota bacterium and encodes:
- a CDS encoding RnfABCDGE type electron transport complex subunit D, giving the protein MNKKLVVSLSPHTYGKDSVTRIMYDVLIALVPAFLVSIYMFGFGALRVTLIAIFSSVLFEYLIQKFMLKVKPTINDGSAIITGLLLAFNVPSNLPWWMIIVGSFVAIGIAKMSFGGLGNNPFNPALVGRVFLFVSFPVAMTSWPVPIVTRFKLIDAVTSATPLSIVKEGLKNNIAASELASKLPSYADLFFGNLGGCIGEVSALALLLGGIYLIYRKVISWHIPVAMIGAVALFSGILWGLNPEKYMDPMFQILTGGVFLGAIFMATDMVTSPMTPKGMIIFGILIGLITVVIRVFGAYPEGVSFAILIMNAFVPLIDKFCKPQKYGVVKVKNG